From one Nycticebus coucang isolate mNycCou1 chromosome 14, mNycCou1.pri, whole genome shotgun sequence genomic stretch:
- the GAL3ST3 gene encoding galactose-3-O-sulfotransferase 3, whose translation MPPIVQHLQQATKMMSRRKILLLVLGFSVVSLLIHQGAQLSWYPKLFPLSCPPLRDSPLRPKHTTVAFLKTHKTAGTTVQNILFRFAERHNLTVALPHPSCEHQFCYPRNFSAHFVHPATRPPHVLASHLRFDRAELARLMPPGTVYVTILREPAAMFESLFSYYNQYCPAFRRVPNASLTAFLSAPETYYRAGEHFAMFAHNTLAYDLGGDNERSPRDDDAYLARLIRQVEEVFSLVMIAEYFDESLVLLRRLLAWDLDDVLYAKLNARAASSRLATIPSALVRAARAWNALDAGLYDHFNATFWRRVARAGRTCVEREARELREARQRLLRRCFGDEPALRPAAQIRTKQLQPWQPSRKVDIMGYDLPSGGAGPATEACLKLAMPEVQYSNYLLRKQKRRGGARSRPEPVLDNPPPRPIRALPRGPQGP comes from the exons ATGCCACCCATCGTCCAGCACCTACAGCAGGCCACCAAAATGATGAGCCGCAGGAAAATCCTGCTACTGGTGCTAGGCTTCAGCGTCGTAAGCCTCCTCATCCACCAGGGGGCACAGCTCAGCTG GTACCCCAAGCTGTTCCCGCTGAGCTGCCCGCCCCTGCGGGACTCGCCGCTGCGCCCCAAGCACACGACTGTGGCTTTCCTGAAGACACACAAGACGGCGGGCACCACAGTGCAGAACATCCTGTTCCGCTTTGCCGAGCGCCACAATCTGACGGTGGCCCTGCCGCACCCGAGCTGCGAGCACCAGTTCTGTTACCCGCGCAACTTCTCTGCGCATTTCGTGCACCCCGCCACGCGGCCGCCACACGTGCTGGCCAGCCACCTGCGCTTCGACCGCGCGGAGCTCGCACGCCTCATGCCGCCCGGCACCGTGTACGTCACCATCCTGCGCGAGCCGGCCGCCATGTTCGAGTCGCTCTTTAGCTACTACAACCAGTACTGCCCGGCTTTCCGGCGCGTACCCAACGCATCGCTCACCGCCTTCCTAAGCGCGCCCGAGACCTACTACCGCGCGGGCGAGCACTTCGCCATGTTCGCGCACAACACGCTGGCTTACGACCTGGGCGGTGACAATGAGCGTAGTCCGCGCGACGACGACGCCTACCTGGCGCGCCTCATCCGCCAGGTAGAGGAAGTCTTCTCGCTCGTCATGATTGCAGAGTACTTTGACGAGTCGCTCGTGCTGCTGCGGCGCCTTCTGGCCTGGGATCTCGACGACGTGCTGTACGCCAAGCTCAACGCGCGCGCCGCCAGCTCGCGCCTCGCCACTATCCCCTCGGCGCTGGTGCGGGCGGCGCGTGCCTGGAACGCGCTGGACGCTGGGCTGTACGACCACTTCAATGCCACCTTCTGGCGCCGCGTGGCACGCGCCGGCCGCACCTGCGTGGAGCGCGAGGCCCGTGAGCTGCGCGAGGCCCGGCAGCGTCTACTGCGCCGCTGCTTCGGCGACGAGCCCGCGCTGCGGCCGGCTGCGCAGATCCGCACCAAGCAGCTGCAGCCCTGGCAGCCCAGCCGCAAGGTCGACATCATGGGCTACGACCTGCCCAGCGGCGGCGCCGGCCCGGCCACCGAGGCCTGCCTCAAGCTGGCCATGCCCGAGGTGCAGTACTCCAACTACCTGTTGCGCAAGCAGAAGCGCCGTGGCGGCGCACGGTCCCGGCCCGAGCCGGTCCTGGATAACCCCCCGCCTCGGCCCATCCGAGCTCTGCCTCGCGGCCCCCAGGGCCCATGA